The sequence GCGGTACCAGCAGACGCGAGCCCGGATCGTCGGGGTCCGAGTCACTGCCACCGGGAGGCACGACATACAGGCTCGATAAACGGCGCGTCGGTTTTCTTTCGGTGAACAGTCATCACCGTTCATCGTGGTAAACGTAACACATGTTTCGATAGATAGTAACATCGCTGGATCGGCGGTATACGACACGTATGAGTGTGGTACACGGGTCGTCAGCAGCCGAAACGAGCGTTCGAACCGGGATTCTCTCGGCCGGAATCGCGGCCGTGGTGATCGTCGCCGGGTGGGTAGCTGGGCTGGCAGGATTGCTCGCCGGGGGCGCACTGATCGTCGTCGCCGGAACGGTGACCGGCTATCACGCGGGGAACCGCGTCGACGAGACGGTCGACCGACTCCAGACCGAGGTACAGTCGGTCGAGGCGGACGACGATGCGTTCGAATCGGTCACCGACCTCGAGGACGTCGCCGACGTCGTTGGGTCGACGGTGCAGGACAATCGCCGGCTTCGCGAGCGCACCCGGGAACTCGAGGAGACGGTCGACCGACTCGAGGGGCGAAACGAGCGGATCGAGGCGCAGGCAGCGGAACTCGAGGAGGCGATGCAACTGTGTGCGGCCGGTCGCCTCGCCCACCGACTCGAGCCGGACGAGGAGGCACCGCTGTCGGTCGCCGACGAGTTCAACGCCATGATGGACGAACTCGAGGGGACGATCCGTCACCTCAAGAACTTCGTCACGCTGGTCGTGACCTCGAGTGACGAACTCATGGCCGGTGTCGAACAGGTGACGACGGCGAGCACGGAGATCAGCGACGACGTTCAGCAGATCGCAGACGGTGCGTCGGTCCAGTCGCAACGACTGGACGCCGCAACCGCCGAGATGGGCGTTCTCTCGTCGAACATCGAGGAGATTGCGAGTCACTCAGAACGCGTCGCGACGCTCTCTGCGGAGACCGTCCGAACTGGTCGAGACGGGAAGCAAGCCGCGAAAACGGCGATCGACGGCCTCGAAGAGATCGAGGCCGGGTCGGCCGAGGCAGTCGAAGCGATCGAGCGGTTGCGTGCGGACGTCGACGAGATCGACGAACTGGTCGAGATGATCGCGGAGATCGCCCACCAGACGAACATGCTGGCGCTGAACGCCAACATCGAAGCCTCACGGGGCGCGAGCCAGGGTGGTGACGGCGAGGGATTCGGGGTCGTCGCCTCGGAGATCAAATCGCTCTCCGGCGAGGTGCAGTCTGCAGCCGAGGCCATCGAGACGCGACTCGACCGGATCCAGACCCGGACCGAAGAGACGACCGAGACTGTCACGGAAACCGAGACGATGATTGCGGCCCACACCGACGCCGTCGATCGGGCGCTGACCGCACTCGAGGAGATCGCCGAGTACGCAGAACAGACCAACGACGGCGTTCAGGAGATTCACGCGGCGACCGACCAGCAGGCGCAGTCCACCCAGCAGGTCGTCGCACTGGTCGACGAGACGGCGACGATCGGCGACCGGACGTCGTCACTGTCCGAGAACGTCGCGGCGTCGGCCGAAGAACAGGCGAGCGCGCTCTCGACGGTCTCAGAGCGCGCAGCCGAGCTTTCGGAGAACGCGGCGTGGCTTCGAGACACGCTCGACATGTACAAGGCCCGACGGGACGTTCCGGGGCAGGACCACCCGCCAGCAGCGTCTGCGTCGGTATCGGCATCGGCAACCGCCGACCGCTCGAGTTCGAGCGCGACCGGAGGAGTCGACGCCACGACGGGAGTCGGTTCGGGCGAGAGCGCCACCGGGGAACCAGCAGAGCCGGCGTCCGGCCACGGAAAGCAACCGACGTTCGAATTCGGCGGCGTCGACGACGAAGACGACGCTGGACTCTCGACGCAGTTCGCAAGCGGCTCCGCCGTCGGTGACGACGGGTTCGAGGTCGGGAAACGGGCGGCGACCCGGGCGGCGGCAGGCCTCGAGACCGACGGCCGCGTCGACTTCGGGCAGGTGTTCTGTTCGCCCGCGTACGACTACGAGGCCGTGCTCGAGGGAATTCGCTCGGTGGTCGGCGAGGAGACCGACCTGATCGGGTCCTCGTCGTCCGGTGAGTTCACCGAGGAGACGAGTACCGACGGGAGCGTGACGGTCGCACTCGTCGCGAGTGACACCGTCTGCTTTTTCACCGGGATCGGGACCGACCTCTCAGACGGCGTTGCCGCGGCAGTCAACGAGGCCGTCGACTCGTTCCCGGCGTCGGTCGAGGGCTACCCACACCGGTCTGCGATCGTCCTCCACGACGGCCTCGCGGGCGTCGGCGATCAGGTCGCGGTGGCCACCCAGCGAAACCTCGGGCACGACGTGAGTCTCGTCGGTGGATCGGCCGGAGACGATCTGGCGATGGAGGCGACACACGTCTTCTGCAACGAAACCGTCGCCACCGACGCAGTCGTCGTGGGGCTGCTGGCCTCGAAGACCCCCACGACGGTCAGCGTCGACCACGGCCACGCACCGATCTCGGAACCGCTGACGGTGACGCGATCGGACGGTGGGCGCGTCCTCGAACTCGACGGCAAGCCGGCGTTCGAGGCCTGGCGAGCGGTCGTCGAACCCTACCTCACAGAGCGCGGCCGGAACGTCGACTTCGACGCCCTCGAGGACGACAGCCGGGAGCTACTCGACTTGCTGACCGAGTTCGAGTTTGGCATCGAGGAGGGTCGTGGCGCGAGCGACGACGGCTACAAGATCCGGTGGCCGGGGCTGTCTCTGACGACGGCAGGTCACCTCGACTTCCCGGTCGGCGTCCCCGAAGGGACGGAACTGCGCGTGATGCACAGTCCCAAACCAGAACAGATCGAGTCGGCCCGGAACACCGCTCGCGAGGCCGTGGCGAACACTGGCCAGACCGGGATCGCCGGCGGCTTCGTCTACGACTGTGCCTGTCGGTCGATCATCCTCGAGGACTCGTTTGGCGAGGCCGTCGACGCGATGGCCGACGAACTCGAGGTGCCGTTTACCGGCATCGAGACGTACGGGGAACTCTGCATGGAGCGAGGACAACTGAGCGGCTACCACAATACGACGTCGGTCGTCATGTTACTCCCCGAGTGAGCCGTCACTCTCCCGGTGGTCGTGGGCCGTCCAATCGACTACCGGGTGAAACCACGACGGATCGTCTCAGTCGGCCGCCGGTCCCTCACCGCCGACGTACGACCGCGTCGCGTCGACGAGCACCTGTCGGTAGGCACTCGAGTCCGGGTCGCGGGCGAGTTCGCGGAAGCGGCGCTTGAACCCCTCGAAGTCGACGTCGGGGGCGTCCATCGCGGCGACGTGGGCGAGGTCGTACAGTCGGTGGTCGTCGTCGACAAGGTCGTGACGCTCGGCGAGAGCGAGCGCGAACGCCGCGTTGACGGCCGTGATGTCGGGGTCGGCGCTCGGAGAGAGCCGCTCGAGCCCCGGGCGAGCGGGCGTGTCGGGCCGGTCGGCGATGGCCGCCGCGAGGCTGGACTCGAGGTAGGCGAGCAGTTTCTCTCCGGGGCCGACCGAGAGGGTGATGTCGTCGGCGTAGATGTCTTTCATGTGGTTTGCGATCTGGTGGCAGTGTGCGAGTTTGCGCCGTTCGACCCGGCGGCCTGCGAGGGCGAGGTAGAGCACTTCCTCGATCGACTGGGTGTGTGAGGGGTGAGCCTGCTCGTAGCGAGCCATGTGGGAGAACTCGTGGAGGGCGAGTTCGCGGGCCATGGCACTCGAGGCGGCCTGCCGGGAGATGTTCAGCACGTGGCGGTCGTCGTAGTGACCAGCCCACGTGCGGACGTCCGGATCGTCACGGAGGCGGACGTAGACCGGCAACGAGAGGTCGTGCTCGGTCTCGAAGAGGTCTCGAGCGCTCAGAAAGGGAGACGTGGGACCGGGGCCCTGAACGCGGATATCCATGTGTACCGGTATCAGGGGTTGGGACTGTATGGCTCTTTCGCCCAGTTCGTCGAGTGAACGATCGGGTGACGACGCCGTCGACGTCGGTCCGGTGAGATCCTGTCCGTTCCCGCAACTATTCACCGAGTTGGAAGAGTCTTTAAGCAACCAGATTCATAGTAAATTACGAAGACATGGTGTCGAGACGACTGCTGCTCGCGTCGGTCGGTGGAACGGTAGCGACGAGCGGTGTCGCCGGATGCCTGTCCCAACTGTCGTCGGACGACGAGAGTAGCGAAGTGCTCTCCAGGTGGATGGTTGACAGGAAGACAGTTACCATTCGATGGATCCCCGATCTGGAAGAGTCGGTCGCGTTCAGTACGGGACTGTTTCAGCTCAACTACATGCGGCCGGATCGGGTCACTGGTGACGTCCCACAGGAGTACGACGAGCAGTATTCCTCGCCGGCGTCGTTTACCATTCCGGCCGACTTTCACGAGTACGTCGAAGACGAGTACGACGAGATCTATTACGAAATCGGCTTCGTCGACGTCGAAGGGGAAGAAATTCAGAACGAGTACCGGGACGAACACCTCTCTCGAGAGGATTTCAATCGCGTTCAACTCGGTGACGCAATCGACATCGAACTGCCGGACGGCGGCTCCGTCGCAGATGAGGGAACCATCCTCGACGTCGAATCGTTCCACGACGTCGACGGCCTCGAAGAAGACGTCGACGTGTACAGTTTCGCTGAGTACCGGCGCGAACGGAGGGCAGACCGCCGAAACGACGAGTGATCGTCTGCGGCCGTCTCGACGGACGCGGGCGGCGGACTCGGCTTCCGTCCGACACGGACGGTAACCTGATTGTTATTCACTCACGCAATAAAGAGAGTTCGGTGCTCAGCCCCAAGAAACCGGCAGATCCGACGCCGACGAAACACTACCCTTTTGACCCCGCTACCGGTAGAGAGGGGTATATGGGCCGACGCAAGAAGATCGTCCAAGAGTGTGAACGGCTGATGGACGAACCGGAGAACATCCGGAACATCGCCATCGCCGCTCACGTCGACCACGGTAAAACGACCCTTTCTGACAATCTCCTCGCGGGTGCGGGCATGATCTCCGACGAGACCGCCGGCGAACAGCTCGCGATGGACACGGAAGAAGACGAACAGGAACGTGGGATCACCATCGACGCGGCGAACGTCTCGATGACCCACGAGTACGAGGGTACCAACCACCTCATCAACCTCATCGACACGCCGGGCCACGTCGACTTCGGTGGCGACGTCACCCGTGCGATGCGCGCCGTCGACGGTGCGCTCGTCGTCGTCGACGCCGTCGAAGGTGCGATGCCCCAGACCGAGACCGTTCTCCGGCAGGCCCTGCGCGAGGGCGTCAAGCCAACCCTGTTCATCAACAAGGTCGACCGCCTGATCTCCGAACTGCAGGAAGGTCCCGAAGAGATGCAGCAGCGACTCGTCTCGGTCATCAGCGACGTCAACGAACTTATCGCCGGCATGACCGAGGACATGGACGACGTCGACGACTGGACCGTCTCCGTCGAAGACGGCACCGTCGGCTTCGGATCCGCCCTCTACAAGTGGGGCGTCTCGATGCCCTCGATGCAGCGCACCGGCATGGACTTCGGCGAGATCATGGAACTCGAGCGGTCGGACAAGCGCCAGGAGCTCCACGAGAAGACGCCGCTGTCGGACGTCGTCCTCGACATGGTCTGTGAGCACTTCCCGAATCCCGTCGACGCCCAGCCCCGGCGTATCC is a genomic window of Natrarchaeobaculum aegyptiacum containing:
- a CDS encoding FIST N-terminal domain-containing protein — its product is MSVVHGSSAAETSVRTGILSAGIAAVVIVAGWVAGLAGLLAGGALIVVAGTVTGYHAGNRVDETVDRLQTEVQSVEADDDAFESVTDLEDVADVVGSTVQDNRRLRERTRELEETVDRLEGRNERIEAQAAELEEAMQLCAAGRLAHRLEPDEEAPLSVADEFNAMMDELEGTIRHLKNFVTLVVTSSDELMAGVEQVTTASTEISDDVQQIADGASVQSQRLDAATAEMGVLSSNIEEIASHSERVATLSAETVRTGRDGKQAAKTAIDGLEEIEAGSAEAVEAIERLRADVDEIDELVEMIAEIAHQTNMLALNANIEASRGASQGGDGEGFGVVASEIKSLSGEVQSAAEAIETRLDRIQTRTEETTETVTETETMIAAHTDAVDRALTALEEIAEYAEQTNDGVQEIHAATDQQAQSTQQVVALVDETATIGDRTSSLSENVAASAEEQASALSTVSERAAELSENAAWLRDTLDMYKARRDVPGQDHPPAASASVSASATADRSSSSATGGVDATTGVGSGESATGEPAEPASGHGKQPTFEFGGVDDEDDAGLSTQFASGSAVGDDGFEVGKRAATRAAAGLETDGRVDFGQVFCSPAYDYEAVLEGIRSVVGEETDLIGSSSSGEFTEETSTDGSVTVALVASDTVCFFTGIGTDLSDGVAAAVNEAVDSFPASVEGYPHRSAIVLHDGLAGVGDQVAVATQRNLGHDVSLVGGSAGDDLAMEATHVFCNETVATDAVVVGLLASKTPTTVSVDHGHAPISEPLTVTRSDGGRVLELDGKPAFEAWRAVVEPYLTERGRNVDFDALEDDSRELLDLLTEFEFGIEEGRGASDDGYKIRWPGLSLTTAGHLDFPVGVPEGTELRVMHSPKPEQIESARNTAREAVANTGQTGIAGGFVYDCACRSIILEDSFGEAVDAMADELEVPFTGIETYGELCMERGQLSGYHNTTSVVMLLPE
- a CDS encoding DUF5781 family protein — translated: MDIRVQGPGPTSPFLSARDLFETEHDLSLPVYVRLRDDPDVRTWAGHYDDRHVLNISRQAASSAMARELALHEFSHMARYEQAHPSHTQSIEEVLYLALAGRRVERRKLAHCHQIANHMKDIYADDITLSVGPGEKLLAYLESSLAAAIADRPDTPARPGLERLSPSADPDITAVNAAFALALAERHDLVDDDHRLYDLAHVAAMDAPDVDFEGFKRRFRELARDPDSSAYRQVLVDATRSYVGGEGPAAD